A genomic window from Aquila chrysaetos chrysaetos chromosome 9, bAquChr1.4, whole genome shotgun sequence includes:
- the DAP3 gene encoding 28S ribosomal protein S29, mitochondrial isoform X1, translated as MEYGGEHMGGKTGEKARGNRSLKQQWASRHRSSEDDNALTAIPPKDLEKMLRSLKGLVYHPLKLDHGYALHTAAKDCLSSVVSQDVQTLAERPRTVFYTSENDPANHTEHHEGRHYSIPLEEVKAVFPHGLPYRFQQQIKTFNEACLMVRKPALELFTYLKSSNFAHPAVRYVIYGEKGTGKTMTLCHVVHYCTRQGWLVLHIPDAHLWVKNCTELIQSSYNKERLDQPLQASFWLKNFKTSNERFLKEIKTQKKYVWGKRESTEEGRPLGEVVEQGLARVRNASDAVGVVLKEIKQQCHLGSFRLLVAVDGVNALWGRTTLKKEDKSPVSPEELTLVYNLRKMMMNNWSGGAIVTTLSQTGSLFKPSSAYLPQELLGKEGFDALDPFVPVPVPNYSPREFESCYRYYLDRKWLQHEKARTEDGKEELRFLSGSNPRQLERLAGPL; from the exons ATGGAGTACGGTGGAGAGCACATGGGAGGGAAAACTGGGGAGAAGGCAAGGGGGAACAGGTCTCTGAAACAGCAGTGGGCCAGCAGACATAGGTCGTCCGAAGACGATAACGCTCTG ACAGCTATTCCTCCTAAAGACTTAG aaaaaatgctgagaagTCTGAAGGGACTCGTCTACCATCCTCTAAAG ttGGACCATGGATATGCCCTCCATACGGCAGCCAAAGATTGCTTAAGTTCCGTTGTCAGCCAGGATGTCCAAACACTGGCAGAAAGACCCAGAACAGTTTTCTATACCAGCGAGAATGACCCG GCCAATCACACAGAACACCATGAGGGTCGCCATTATAGCATTCCACTTGAGGAGGTGAAAGCTGTGTTTCCACATGGACTGCCCTATCGGTTCCAGCAGCAG ATTAAGACCTTCAATGAGGCCTGCCTGATGGTGCGAAAACCAGCTCTAGAACTTTTCACTTACCTGAAAAGCTCCAACTTTGCACACCCAGCTGTCAGATATGTGATCT ATGGTGAGAAAGGAACAGGTAAAACCATGACTCTGTGTCACGTGGTTCACTACTGCACAAGGCAAGGCTGGCTGGTGCTGCACATCCCAGATG CTCATCTCTGGGTGAAAAACTGCACGGAGCTTATACAGTCTTCCTACAACAAAGAACGGCTTGATCAGCCTTTGCAAGCATCCTTCTGGCTCAAGAACTTCAAAACCTCAAATGAGCGCTTCCTAAAAGAG ataaaaacacaaaaaaaatatgtatgggGCAAACGAGAAAGCACTGAGGAGGGCAGACCATTGGGTGAAGTGGTAGAACAG GGTTTAGCTCGTGTGAGAAATGCCAGCGATGCTGTAGGGGTTGTGCTGAAAGAGATAAAGCAGCAATGTCATCTTGGCTCATTCCGACTTCTTGTGGCAGTGGACGGTGTCAATGCGCTCTGGGGAAGGACTACattaaagaaggaagacaaaagccCT GTTTCTCCAGAGGAGCTGACGCTCGTGTACAATCTaaggaagatgatgatgaatAATTGG AGCGGAGGTGCTATTGTGACAACCCTCAGCCAGACCGGCTCTCTCTTCAAACCCAGTTCTGCCTATttgccccaggagctgctgggaaag GAGGGCTTCGATGCCCTGGACCCCTTCGTCCCCGTCCCGGTCCCCAACTACAGCCCGAGGGAGTTCGAGAGCTGCTACCGCTACTACCTCGATCGCAAGTGGCTGCAGCACGAGAAAG CGCGCACGGAGGACGGCAAGGAGGAGCTGCGGTTCCTGAGCGGCTCCAACCCGCGGCAGCTGGAGCGGCTGGCGGGACCCCTCTAG
- the DAP3 gene encoding 28S ribosomal protein S29, mitochondrial isoform X2, with product MLRSLKGLVYHPLKLDHGYALHTAAKDCLSSVVSQDVQTLAERPRTVFYTSENDPANHTEHHEGRHYSIPLEEVKAVFPHGLPYRFQQQIKTFNEACLMVRKPALELFTYLKSSNFAHPAVRYVICIFYHLLDGRMQVKYKQRLSLTIHVGDGEKGTGKTMTLCHVVHYCTRQGWLVLHIPDAHLWVKNCTELIQSSYNKERLDQPLQASFWLKNFKTSNERFLKEIKTQKKYVWGKRESTEEGRPLGEVVEQGLARVRNASDAVGVVLKEIKQQCHLGSFRLLVAVDGVNALWGRTTLKKEDKSPVSPEELTLVYNLRKMMMNNWSGGAIVTTLSQTGSLFKPSSAYLPQELLGKEGFDALDPFVPVPVPNYSPREFESCYRYYLDRKWLQHEKARTEDGKEELRFLSGSNPRQLERLAGPL from the exons atgctgagaagTCTGAAGGGACTCGTCTACCATCCTCTAAAG ttGGACCATGGATATGCCCTCCATACGGCAGCCAAAGATTGCTTAAGTTCCGTTGTCAGCCAGGATGTCCAAACACTGGCAGAAAGACCCAGAACAGTTTTCTATACCAGCGAGAATGACCCG GCCAATCACACAGAACACCATGAGGGTCGCCATTATAGCATTCCACTTGAGGAGGTGAAAGCTGTGTTTCCACATGGACTGCCCTATCGGTTCCAGCAGCAG ATTAAGACCTTCAATGAGGCCTGCCTGATGGTGCGAAAACCAGCTCTAGAACTTTTCACTTACCTGAAAAGCTCCAACTTTGCACACCCAGCTGTCAGATATGTGATCTGTATCTTTTATCACTTACTTGATGGTAGAATGCAAGTTAAATACAAGCAG AGACTTTCCTTGACAATCCATGTTGGAGATGGTGAGAAAGGAACAGGTAAAACCATGACTCTGTGTCACGTGGTTCACTACTGCACAAGGCAAGGCTGGCTGGTGCTGCACATCCCAGATG CTCATCTCTGGGTGAAAAACTGCACGGAGCTTATACAGTCTTCCTACAACAAAGAACGGCTTGATCAGCCTTTGCAAGCATCCTTCTGGCTCAAGAACTTCAAAACCTCAAATGAGCGCTTCCTAAAAGAG ataaaaacacaaaaaaaatatgtatgggGCAAACGAGAAAGCACTGAGGAGGGCAGACCATTGGGTGAAGTGGTAGAACAG GGTTTAGCTCGTGTGAGAAATGCCAGCGATGCTGTAGGGGTTGTGCTGAAAGAGATAAAGCAGCAATGTCATCTTGGCTCATTCCGACTTCTTGTGGCAGTGGACGGTGTCAATGCGCTCTGGGGAAGGACTACattaaagaaggaagacaaaagccCT GTTTCTCCAGAGGAGCTGACGCTCGTGTACAATCTaaggaagatgatgatgaatAATTGG AGCGGAGGTGCTATTGTGACAACCCTCAGCCAGACCGGCTCTCTCTTCAAACCCAGTTCTGCCTATttgccccaggagctgctgggaaag GAGGGCTTCGATGCCCTGGACCCCTTCGTCCCCGTCCCGGTCCCCAACTACAGCCCGAGGGAGTTCGAGAGCTGCTACCGCTACTACCTCGATCGCAAGTGGCTGCAGCACGAGAAAG CGCGCACGGAGGACGGCAAGGAGGAGCTGCGGTTCCTGAGCGGCTCCAACCCGCGGCAGCTGGAGCGGCTGGCGGGACCCCTCTAG